In Brassica rapa cultivar Chiifu-401-42 chromosome A06, CAAS_Brap_v3.01, whole genome shotgun sequence, a single window of DNA contains:
- the LOC103873088 gene encoding signal recognition particle 9 kDa protein, with product MVYIVSWDEFVDRSVQLFRADPESTRYVVKYRHCDGKLVLKVTDNKECLKFKTDQAQEAKKMEKLNNIFFTLMARGPDVDLSEVTGKEPMETQPTKKGRGRKQ from the exons ATGGTTTACATAGTTTCGTGGGACGAATTCGTAGATCGATCTGTTCAGCTTTTCCGAGCTGATCCCGAATCT ACTCGGTATGTCGTCAAGTATAGACACTGCGATGGCAAGTTGGTTCTTAAGGTTACTGATAACAAAGAG tGTCTCAAGTTCAAGACAGACCAAGCACAAGAAGCCAAGAAGATGGAGAAACTGAATAACATATTTTTCACACTCATGGCCAGAGGACCTGATG TTGATCTCTCTGAGGTCACCGGCAAAGAACCGATGGAGACGCAGCCAACCAAGAAAGGAAGAGGAAGGAAGCAATAA